Proteins found in one Lycium ferocissimum isolate CSIRO_LF1 chromosome 6, AGI_CSIRO_Lferr_CH_V1, whole genome shotgun sequence genomic segment:
- the LOC132061351 gene encoding uncharacterized protein LOC132061351, translating to MEMTVTLVYAKCDRIERIELWDSLYNLASDMNTPWLVGGDFNVITDEHEKYGGQPVSLNEVEDFRHCINTCNLTDLGYKGSVYTWWNGRGVGNCIFKRLDRCLGNFEFQQLFPGLEITHLIKNGSDHSPLLLECKEKAVQIRKSFRFLNFWVKHETFLDVVRANWNTDVPANSFMSFNLKLKKMKKVLSQWSRATYGDIFQEVTNLEEVIKAHEQRKRIHLYSIEKSCRSLEEFRILKELSLKQMKKLLKRVDLMDTQACFSKNVGISLEMIYSIWYGISLENPQTFSEMRPISLSNFVNKVFSRVIHERMVHLLPKLISQNQAGFVRGKSIVENILLTQEIITDIGSELIKERRMEVK from the exons CTTTAGTTTATGCTAAGTGTGACAGGATTGAAAGAATTGAGTTGTGGGATTCCTTGTACAACTTAGCATCAGATATGAATACACCATGGCTTGTTGGTGGTGATTTCAATGTGATCACAGACGAGCATGAAAAGTATGGTGGACAACCTGTCTCTTTGAATGAGGTGGAGGATTTTAGGCACTGCATCAACACATGCAATTTAACAGACTTGGGATACAAAGGTAGTGTGTATACCTGGTGGAATGGAAGAGGTGTTGGGAACTGTATATTCAAGAGATTGGATAGATGCCTTGGTAACTTTGAATTTCAACAGCTGTTTCCAGGTTTGGAGATCACACACTTGATCAAAAATGGTTCTGATCACTCTCCTCTATTGTTGGAATGCAAAGAAAAAGCAGTTCAAATTAGGAAGTCATTCAGATTTCTTAACTTTTGGGTGAAACATGAAACTTTCCTTGATGTTGTGAGAGCAAATTGGAATACTGATGTGCCAGCAAACTCTTTCATGTCCTTTAACTTGAAactgaagaaaatgaagaaagtgtTGTCACAATGGAGTAGAGCAACATATGGGGATATATTTCAGGAGGTTACAAATCTTGAAGAGGTCATTAAAGCTCATGAGCAACGAAAGCGGATCCATCTTTACTCAATAGAGAAAAGCTGCAGAAG CTTAGAAGAATTCAGGATTCTCAAGGAACTTAGCTTGAAACAGATGAAGAAATTGCTGAAGAGG GTGGACTTAATGGATACACAGGCATGTTTTTCCAAAAATGTTGGGATATCACTGGAGATGATATATTCAATATGGTATGGGATTTCTTTGGAG AATCCTCAGACATTTAGTGAAATGAGACCTATAAGCTTAAGCAACTTTGTTAATAAGGTTTTTTCTAGAGTTATTCATGAAAGGATGGTTCACTTGTTACCAAAATTGATTTCTCAAAATCAAGCTGGTTTTGTGAGGGGTAAAAGTATAGTGGAGAACATCTTATTAACTCAAGAGATTATAACTGATATAGGCTCAGAActaataaaggaaagaagaatggaaGTCAAATAG